Proteins from a genomic interval of Zingiber officinale cultivar Zhangliang chromosome 2A, Zo_v1.1, whole genome shotgun sequence:
- the LOC122040883 gene encoding uncharacterized protein LOC122040883 has translation MGTEVLRPQDCLLRSSPALRNSRPQPPPRQLRRRREGSPKQPAKPRLAMGQVTILRRGESLPTAQPKGDGADRPADASVGWDPAVFAVERLGPDPALIPKQIRLKPPAPEAPDEYAGSAFHLSPSPRALPLPTFSRTKEAPPAVDSSATKDLRRLLRLE, from the coding sequence ATGGGAACCGAGGTGCTCCGCCCCCAAGACTGCCTCCTCCGCTCCTCGCCCGCCCTCCGGAACTCCAGGCCGCAACCCCCGCCCAGGCAGCTACGCCGGAGGAGGGAGGGCTCGCCGAAGCAGCCCGCCAAGCCCCGCCTAGCCATGGGGCAGGTGACCATCCTCCGGCGCGGTGAGTCGCTGCCGACCGCGCAGCCGAAAGGGGACGGTGCGGATCGCCCGGCGGACGCCTCCGTCGGCTGGGACCCTGCGGTGTTCGCCGTGGAACGGCTGGGTCCGGATCCGGCCTTGATCCCCAAGCAGATCCGTCTGAAGCCACCGGCCCCGGAGGCGCCGGACGAGTACGCCGGATCGGCGTTCCACCTCTCTCCGTCGCCCCGCGCGCTGCCTCTGCCGACCTTTTCAAGGACCAAAGAGGCGCCGCCGGCGGTCGATTCCTCTGCCACAAAGGATCTGAGGCGATTGCTTCGGCTGGAATGA